The sequence CACACAGGTCGAGCAGGAACGAAAGTTGGTCTTAGTGATCCGGCGGTTCCGAATGGAAGGGCCGTCGCTCAAAGGATAAAAGGTACGCCGGGGATAACAGGCTTATCTCCCCCAAGAGTTCACATCGACGGGGAGGTTTGGCACCTCGATGTCGGCTCATCGCATCCTGGGGCTGGAGAAGGTCCCAAGGGTTGGGCTGTTCGCCCATTAAAGCGGTACGTGAGCTGGGTTCAGAACGTCGTGAGACAGTTCGGTCTCTATCTGCTGCGGGCGTAGGAAACTTGAGCGGATCTATCATTAGTACGAGAGGACCGTGATGGACTGACCTCTAGTGTACCTGTTGTGGCGCCAGCTGCATCGCAGGGTAGCTACGTCGGGAAGGGATAAGCGCTGAAAGCATCTAAGCACGAAGCCCACCGCAAGATTAGGTTTCCCTTATGGGTCGTTCGAGACGAGGACGTTGATAGGCGGCAGGTGGAAGCGTGGCAACACGTGTAGCCGAGCTGTACTAATAACCCATGAGACTTAACGCCCACACACCGACCTTGAGCATACCTCCCGAAAGGGAGGAGTTATTCAGAGCACAGTGTGCTCGTGGCCCCATGTGATTCTACTTCGGCTACCATATGTCATCCATTTCTTGGTGACTGCAGCGCAAGGGGTACACCTCTTCCCATTCCGAACAGAGAAGTTAAGCCTTGCAGCGCCGATGGTACTGCCACTAGGTGGGAGAGTAGGTCGTCGCCAAGTTCCTTTCAGCCCGATCCTCAGCAAGAGGGTCGGGCTTTTTGTTTGGAGTACCGTGCCTTTCGGGACCTGCGATCACGGATTAGGGGCGCGCAAGCTGTCGAGCGTCTGACGTGCCTGCATCGCAGCCACCGTGTCAGCGTTCGCCACAGGCAGCGCCTCTTGCAGCGTAAGAAACCGCTCTAGATCTCCTGCTGCAGCTTTAGACTGACCAACCCGAGCCTTGAGGAGTCCGCGCTCGTAGTAAAATGCCCCGTTCCCAGGGTCAAGCGCAATAGCTTGAGTAAGTGCTTCTATGCTGCTCTCGAACTGCTCCATGCTCATAAAGACGATTGCGCGCATCCGGTGAGCACGAACGCGGTCCTGCATATCCAGCGATTCGGAAAGGCCAGCTCGTTCTAGGTCGGGAAGCGCCCGCTCTGGAGTGTCCGTTGCAAGAAGGCTAAGTCCGCGGAGGAAAGATGCTACATCCACCGACGGATCGAGTGCCAGAGCGCGGCCAAGATCCGCCGCTGCCTGCTCGTACTGCTGGCTCATGTAGCGAACCTGCCCTCGACCAATAAAGGCCTCCACTATGGTTGAGTCGACTTCGATGACCATGCTGAAGTGCTCTTCGGCGTCAGCAAGCCTTAGCGCAGCGAGAGCCTGATTGCCATCGGCTAGCGCCTGCTCCGACGGAGATGGACCAGAGCTGCACGAAGACACTCCGACAAGGAGACAAAGAAAAGCGATCCTAAAACACGAGCGATGGAACAGTAGGCACATATGGGGAAACGAAGCAGTGAAGCCTGGCTTGGATGAAGTAGATGGCTGATCACGTCGCCTGTGGTCAACCAACTGGTGCTTGTGCGTCTTCAGTGGGTTCTGGCAACGCTTTCCACACTAGCCACGCCATCAGCAGGATAACGACGCCTGAAGCGAGGGTGTCGCTGACATAGCCATAGCGAGCGTAGAGCCAGCCAGCGAGCGTCGCGCCGAAGCCTGTGCCAATCTGGCCGATGGCGATGGTGAGAGACATGAACGATCCGCGCTGTTGAGCAGGGACAAGTGCGGTGAGTAGCGCCTGGAGCGGAGCCATTCGCATAGAGAACAGGCCCATAATGGCGATATAAACAGGGTAGGCGACCCACCGGACGATCACGAGCTCGGTCAGCAACATCGACACGGCGGCAAGACCCAGGCACGACGCGAGGATCAACGGCTTGCGGCCGATTCGGTCAGAAAGCGTCCCCGCAGTAGGCCCTATGAGTACGCTCACCGTCCCGCCCACGAGGAACAACGTCGCGATGAAGTCGATCTGGACCTCGCCGAACTGGAGAGGGCGCCCGAATAGCGACACATCGAGTGCGAAATTGTCTGTGAGCCATTGCGGCAGCAAGACCACGAGCAAGCTCAAGCTCATGTACATCAGGAAATACGTAAGCGACGCAACGCGTACATCCGAGTCGCTAAGAAGTCGTCCGTAGCGCTGCAACCCAGATTTGAGTGTGATCTCGCCCGTGTCGCGCTGGACATCGGGCTGAGGGACGAGTAGTAGGATCATCAGAAACGCGACCGCCATGATGACAGCAAAGGCCATGAAGGGGATGCGATAGCCCAGCGATGCGGCCAGCACACGACCGATTGGAATGCCGATGACGAGCCCGAACGGAACGCCGCTCATCACGAGGCCTGTCGCCCACCCGCGTTTCTCGTAGGGGAAGTAGTCGCCGCAGTAGGCGACAGCAGCCCCGCTGAGCATCCCGCCGCACATACCGGCAAGTACACGCACCAAGGCGAACGACGCAAACGAGGTCGCCAGGCCGTGCAGCCCCAGCACGACCGCGATTGCGCCTGAGCCGATCAGGAGCACCCGTCGTCGCCCGATCCGGTCTGAGATGGGACCCATCACCAGCGCGGCGAAGGCGAGCGCGTAGGAATACACGGAGACAAGCCAGCCGAGCTGGGCGACCTCCGCTTCGAGCGCCTCGCCTAGAATGGGCAGAATCGGCGTGATGATGATGGTCTGGCTCGCGGCGGTGAACACCATGAGCCAGAGCGGGAAGAGAATAGCGGCGGTTCGTAGCACGCTGGTGTGAGGTCGGGGGTGCGCAACGCGCAAAATGACGAGCAACGGGCGTGCGTCCTCGTCAGTGAATGCGCACGATGGTCTCTATCACGAACACCGTGCCCAGCCAAAATGTATGTCGAAACAAGGAAGCGAGGAGGGGTTGTGAAGAACGCCGAGGTTACGATGAGGTAATACGGCGGTAAAAGCGAGGTAATAGACGCCCTCTAGCTTGGCGACCTGAAGACCAGTTGCGCCTTGGCGCCCTGGCCCCTCTCCCCACACCCACAACTTCAGGCATCCATGGACACCACCACACAGGTGCGCCGCTGGCGCAGCCTCCTGGTATACAGCGCGCTACTGTTAGGCATCGCCCTACTCGGTAGCCCGGCGTTGCTCGCGCAGACCGGCGTCATCGCAGGTACCGTCGTCGAACAGAGCACGGGCGAGACGCTCCCGGGCGTCAACGTCGTCATCGACGGCACCACACAAGGCTCATCGACGAGTCTCGACGGCGACTATCGTATCGGCTCCGTCACACCCGGAACGTACACCCTCGTCTTTACCTACATCGGCTTCACCACGCAGCGCGTCACGGGCGTTGAGGTAACTGCAAACGAAGTCACTACAGTCGACCTCGCCATGGGCGAGGAGCCGCTCGAACTTGGCGACGGCCAGGAGGTCGTCGTGGAGGCTCGGCTTATCCGCGACAATGAGTTTGCCCTATTGGCGGACCGCGCGCGTGCCGCTCAGGTGAGCGACGCGATCTCGCTCGAAGAGATCAGCCGCCGAGGCGCAGGCGATGCCGCCGAGGCGATGGCGAGCGTCACGGGCGCGAGCGTCGTAGACGGCAAGTACGTCTACGTCCGCGGCCTCGGCGACCGCTACTCCAACACGACCCTCAACGGCTCGACGCTCCCCAGCGCCGACCCGGACCGCAAGGCGTTTCAGCTCGACCTGCTGCCCTCGGGCCTCATCGAGAACATCGTCACGCTGAAAACCTTCACGCCGGACAAGCCGGGCGACTTCGCAGGTGGCCTCGTGGACGTGGCGACGAAGTCGTTCCCCGAGCAGTTCACGTTCTCGTTCGGCCTCTCCGCCACCTACGACGCGCAGTCAAGCTTCTCGGACGTGCTCACCTACGGTGGCAGCGGCACCGACTGGCTCGGCTACGACGACGGGCAGCGCTCGCTCCCGGACGCGCTGGCCGACCCGAGCGCAGAGGTCCCCGGCCAGGTTGAGGCGCGGGACATCAACCTCACCAACGAGGAGCGCCTGGCTGCTGCCGAGGAATCGCAGCGGCTGACGGAGGCGTTTAGCCAAGACTGGGCGCTGGGCCAGGAAACGGTCCCGTTCAACCAGAGCGTGTCGCTCTCCCTCGGCGGCCCGGCTACGTTCCTCGGCGGTCAACTCGGCTACACGGGCAGCTTCAACTATGGCCGCTCGTTCTCCTGGTTTCCTGACGCCACCAACGCAGCTTGGGTGCTCGCAGCGAGCCGCTTCGGCGACCCGGGCGACATCACCGAAACCGACCGGCTCAACAACGGCACGATCTACTCCAACGACCTCGCGGCCTTCGAGGCCGTCGACTTCGACTCTTTGGACGCCGCGCTCTTCCGCAATACCCGTTCGGTGGAGGAAGTCAACTGGGGTGGCTCCGGCACGGTCAGCTACCGTCCGGTGCGCAACCATGAGTTCGGCCTGACGATGCTGCGCACCCAGTCCGGCGCGAAAGAAGCGCTCGACCTCGGGGGCATCAACATCCAGTCGAGCACGCGCGCGCTGCGTAGCCAGGCCCAGGGCTATACGGAGCGTTCGCTCTCCAGCGTCCAGTTACGCGGCGAGCACCTCTTCGGTGTACTCCGCGCCGAGTGGAAGGGCGCCCTCAGCAACAACCAGCAGGACGAGCCCGACCTGCGGCTCTTCACGTTCGGCTCCAACCGCGTCGTCAATGACGAGGGGGTGATCGATACGACCTTCGCCCTCACCGGAGCGGGCGGCCAGGAGCCCACGCGCTTCTTCCGCGACCTCAACGACGACACCCGCAACGCGAGCCTCGACCTCTCGGTGCCTTTCGGCTTCTGGGACGGCCTGAGAGCCACGGCCAAGGCCGGTGGTGCGTTCGTGCAGAGCGAGCGGCGGTTCACCGAGCGGCGGTTCATCTACCGCGAGGGCCGCGCTGCAACGCCCTTCTCGGAGTTCGACGGCGACATCGCCGCCTACTTCAACCAGGGCAACGTGCCGGAGGAGCAGCAGTTTGGCGACCTCAGCGCCTACAACCTCGGGCTCTTCCTCGAAGAGCAGTCGCTGCCGCGTAACAGCTACGACGCGGACCAAAGCGTGGTCGCTGGCTACGTCATGGTGGACCTCCCGATCACGGAGAAATTCCGGTTCGTCGGTGGCGCCCGTCTCGAGACGACGGATCTCAACCTCATCAGCGACGGCTTCGAAGCGCAGCGCGATCAGTTCGAGCCCACCGAACTCGACTCGCTGTTCCGCGCGGACCAGTCCTACACGGACCTGCTGCCCTCAGCGAATGTGGTCTATGCGCTGGCTGACAACATGAACCTGCGTGCCGCTTGGACGCAGACGCTCGCGCGTCCGACGTTCCGCGAACTGGCGCCCTACGAGAGCTTCGAGCTGCAGCGCAACGAGTTCTTCGGCGGCAACCCTGACCTTGAGCGCACGCTCATCACCAACTATGACCTGCGATGGGAGTGGTTCACGCGCCCGGGCGAACTGTTCGCCATCAGCACCTTCTATAAGAACTTCGACAGCCCCATCGAGCGGACGATTCGCCAGAATACGGGCGGCGAGTCGCAGTTCATCACCGTCCGCAATGTGGATCGTGCTCAGGTCTACGGGGCCGAGTTCGAGATGCGCAAGCGCATGGACGGCGTGACGGCGCTGCCTGTGCTCCGCAACATGCAGTTCGGCGGCAACCTCTCGCTCGTCTACTCGGTGGCCGACATCCCCGGTGCCCCGGACGATCTCAACACGGAGCTCGGCAACATCATCGCCATCGACCCAGACGCTGAGGGCTCGCGTCCGCTCGTGGGACAGTCGCCGTACATCATCAACCTCGACGCCACCTACCAGAACATCGACCGGGGCACGACGCTCTCGGTCCTGTTCAACGTGTTCGGCGAGCGCCTCGCGCTGATCGCTGAAAACGCCACGCCTGACGTGTTCGAGCAGCCGCGTCCGCAGCTCGACGTGACGGCGTCGCAGGCCTTCGACAGCATCGGCCTCACCGTGAAAGCAGGCGTGAGCAACCTGCTCGGCTCCGACTTCGAGGAGACGCAGACGTATCGCGGCGAAACGTACGTCTACCGCAGCTATGAGCTGCCGCGCCGCTTCTCGCTGGGCGTGACCTACTCGCTCTAAGCCCACAAGCTCGGCACCTGGGAGGCGTGAGGATGTCTCCCAGGTGCCCTCCCACACTCCCGCAGATCCTCACTTCGTGCATGCGCCCGCTGCGGGTGCGTCCTACCAACCCACTCACTTCTCCTCTCATGTATCGACTCTTCGCTACGCTTCTCCTCGCCGCGTTGCTCGCGCCGGCGGGCTGGGCACAGGTCGCGCCGACCTGCCAAGCAACCGGCACCGACGAAGGGCGCCCCTCGTGCACCCTCACCGATGCTAGCCTCGAACCCGGCACGGACTATCAACTCGACGCAGGGACCACCTACATCCTCAGCGGCATCGTCATCGTCGAAGACGGGGCCGTGCTCCGCGCTCCGGCGGGCACCCGCTTCAAGGCGGAAGCCGGCACCGGCACGGACGCTACGGCGCTCGTCGTGGCGCGCGGTGGTCAGCTCATCGCCTCCGGTACGTCCGTCGAGCCCGTCATCTTCACGTCCATCCAGGACAACCTCGATACGGCTGACTTCCTGAC is a genomic window of Bacteroidota bacterium containing:
- a CDS encoding MFS transporter; this translates as MLRTAAILFPLWLMVFTAASQTIIITPILPILGEALEAEVAQLGWLVSVYSYALAFAALVMGPISDRIGRRRVLLIGSGAIAVVLGLHGLATSFASFALVRVLAGMCGGMLSGAAVAYCGDYFPYEKRGWATGLVMSGVPFGLVIGIPIGRVLAASLGYRIPFMAFAVIMAVAFLMILLLVPQPDVQRDTGEITLKSGLQRYGRLLSDSDVRVASLTYFLMYMSLSLLVVLLPQWLTDNFALDVSLFGRPLQFGEVQIDFIATLFLVGGTVSVLIGPTAGTLSDRIGRKPLILASCLGLAAVSMLLTELVIVRWVAYPVYIAIMGLFSMRMAPLQALLTALVPAQQRGSFMSLTIAIGQIGTGFGATLAGWLYARYGYVSDTLASGVVILLMAWLVWKALPEPTEDAQAPVG
- a CDS encoding tetratricopeptide repeat protein, coding for MVIEVDSTIVEAFIGRGQVRYMSQQYEQAAADLGRALALDPSVDVASFLRGLSLLATDTPERALPDLERAGLSESLDMQDRVRAHRMRAIVFMSMEQFESSIEALTQAIALDPGNGAFYYERGLLKARVGQSKAAAGDLERFLTLQEALPVANADTVAAMQARQTLDSLRAPNP
- a CDS encoding TonB-dependent receptor, with translation MDTTTQVRRWRSLLVYSALLLGIALLGSPALLAQTGVIAGTVVEQSTGETLPGVNVVIDGTTQGSSTSLDGDYRIGSVTPGTYTLVFTYIGFTTQRVTGVEVTANEVTTVDLAMGEEPLELGDGQEVVVEARLIRDNEFALLADRARAAQVSDAISLEEISRRGAGDAAEAMASVTGASVVDGKYVYVRGLGDRYSNTTLNGSTLPSADPDRKAFQLDLLPSGLIENIVTLKTFTPDKPGDFAGGLVDVATKSFPEQFTFSFGLSATYDAQSSFSDVLTYGGSGTDWLGYDDGQRSLPDALADPSAEVPGQVEARDINLTNEERLAAAEESQRLTEAFSQDWALGQETVPFNQSVSLSLGGPATFLGGQLGYTGSFNYGRSFSWFPDATNAAWVLAASRFGDPGDITETDRLNNGTIYSNDLAAFEAVDFDSLDAALFRNTRSVEEVNWGGSGTVSYRPVRNHEFGLTMLRTQSGAKEALDLGGINIQSSTRALRSQAQGYTERSLSSVQLRGEHLFGVLRAEWKGALSNNQQDEPDLRLFTFGSNRVVNDEGVIDTTFALTGAGGQEPTRFFRDLNDDTRNASLDLSVPFGFWDGLRATAKAGGAFVQSERRFTERRFIYREGRAATPFSEFDGDIAAYFNQGNVPEEQQFGDLSAYNLGLFLEEQSLPRNSYDADQSVVAGYVMVDLPITEKFRFVGGARLETTDLNLISDGFEAQRDQFEPTELDSLFRADQSYTDLLPSANVVYALADNMNLRAAWTQTLARPTFRELAPYESFELQRNEFFGGNPDLERTLITNYDLRWEWFTRPGELFAISTFYKNFDSPIERTIRQNTGGESQFITVRNVDRAQVYGAEFEMRKRMDGVTALPVLRNMQFGGNLSLVYSVADIPGAPDDLNTELGNIIAIDPDAEGSRPLVGQSPYIINLDATYQNIDRGTTLSVLFNVFGERLALIAENATPDVFEQPRPQLDVTASQAFDSIGLTVKAGVSNLLGSDFEETQTYRGETYVYRSYELPRRFSLGVTYSL